Proteins co-encoded in one Myripristis murdjan chromosome 4, fMyrMur1.1, whole genome shotgun sequence genomic window:
- the cyldl gene encoding ubiquitin carboxyl-terminal hydrolase CYLD, with the protein MDRSTNNMYFIITAQPKYHGYIHAGRICHIAESRYTLELSKESLTKLPVICMGSYTDTKLDVSDMDHVSAEEAGLLLALEDDSERLKWFRERETLRTALSLTTNTPVTVDEGKQKLRGIIRFIGRLSEPKYLDPLSGVFFGIELQGPDKGKGHTDGTFRSRTFFRCKKDCGIFAPFSRVRPVVPSSLTSSAHQPTLQAQTDKLSIGDRVTYFVDEKCSHGTVVDLNGNNEHQMVRISTDTDENGQAGDEVEVPLDCVFKGEVLPAETEKMDVDTPVVEPDANYGGLGVNSMVEVDFAAGKSYGTIRWIGYLPGRDEITAGVELEDNSGVSDGTFKGVRFFNCPPGRAIFLKLLTCHPDSRFQSESTNHREKTPKNEVPESETEHCTGRIETVAPISTEEVSQVLIGRMKGIQGHCNSCYMDAALFSLFSCSSVLDSILFKSTKPQDAPIQKTLLRDIVNPLRSKGFVEGRHIMKLRQQLEKHGYSHSFTTDEKDPEEFLIVIMHHILALEPLLKLSAGGKVQESYCYQIFLDQNHNLVLPTVQQLLEHSFHSAGLKLAEVPSCLILQMPRFGKKFKMFDKIIPSLELDITDLLSEGPQQCMMCGDLAHEECTDCFKDPIFSQTGFKLFCKKCSFQVHSNPQRQSHRPTILEIPEGFFEHGTPHVLARDKLELFAVLCIETSHYVSFIKYGPKSQDWIFFDSMADRQGERDGFNIPEVQACPEVGMYLEMSPAELANQVPRDMKGVAKRLFCDAYMYLYQSSSMCLYR; encoded by the exons ATGGACCGATCCACCAACAACATGTACTTCATCATAACAGCACAGCCTAAGTACCATGGATATATCCACGCAGGCCGCATATGTCACATCGCAGAGTCTAGATACACATTGGAGCTCAGCAAAGAATCCCTCACAAAGTTGCCAGTCATCTGCATGGGTTCATATACGGATACAAAACTGGATGTGAGTGACATGGACCATGTGAGCGCAGAGGAGGCTGGACTGCTGCTGGCCCTGGAGGATGACTCCGAGAGGCTGAAGTGgttcagagagagggagactctCAGGACAGCTCTGAGCCTCACGACGAATACCCCAGTTACTGTGGATGAAGGGAAACAGAAGCTGAGGGGCATCATCCGCTTCATTGGAAGGCTGTCAGAACCAAAATATCTCGATCCCCTGTCAGGAGTGTTCTTTGGGATTGAACTGCAG GGTCCTGATAAAGGAAAAGGGCACACAGATGGGACCTTCAGGTCGAGAACATTTTTCCGCTGCAAAAAAGACTGTGGCATTTTTGCCCCATTCTCCAGAGTGAGACCTGTGGTGCCTAGTTCCTTGACATCCTCAGCCCACCAGCCCACCCTGCAggcacaaacagacaaactatCCATAGGTGATAGAGTCACGTATTTTGTGGATGAGAAATGTAGCCACGGAACAGTGGTGGACCTTAATGGGAATAATGAACACCAGATGGTTCGCATCTCCACA GACACAGATGAGAATGGACAGGCAGGGGATGAAGTTGAAGTTCCACTGGACTGTGTTTTTAAGGGGGAGGTGCTGCCTGCAG aaacagagaaaatggacGTTGATACACCTGTGGTGGAACCAGATGCTAACTACGGAGGTCTGGGTGTGAATTCCATGGTAGAAGTGGACTTTGCTGCTGGCAAGTCCTATGGAACTATCCGCTGGATTGGTTATTTGCCTGGTCGAGACGAGATCACGGCTGGAGTTGAGCTG GAGGATAACAGTGGAGTGAGTGATGGTACTTTCAAAGGTGTCCGCTTCTTCAATTGCCCTCCTGGAAGAGCTATTTTCCTCAAGCTGCTCACATGTCATCCCGACTCACGCTTTCAGAGTGAATCAACCAATCACAGAGAGAAGACTCCAAAAAATGAAGTTCCAG AAAGCGAGACAGAGCACTGCACAGGGAGGATTGAGACTGTTGCTCCTATCAGTACTGAGGAAGTTAGCCAGGTTCTGATAGGACGAATGAAGGGGATCCAAGGCCACTGTAACTCCTGCTACATGGATGCTGCCCTCTTCAG CTTATTTTCTTGCTCCTCTGTACTGGACTCCATCCTGTTTAAATCAACAAAGCCTCAAGATGCCCCAATTCAGAAAACCCTACTGCGTGACATTGTCAACCCCCTCCGCAG TAAGGGCTTTGTAGAGGGGCGCCACATTATGAAACTTagacagcagctggagaaacacGGCTACAGCCACTCCTTCACTACTGACGAAAAAG ATCCTGAGGAGTTTCTCATTGTCATCATGCACCATATTCTTGCCCTGGAGCCTCTTCTCAAACT CTCAGCAGGTGGTAAAGTTCAGGAGAGTTATTGTTACCAGATCTTCTTGGACCAGAACCATAACCTGGTGCTGCCTACGGTCCAGCAGCTACTGGAGCACTCCTTCCACAGTGCAGGACTCAAACTGGCTGAG GTGCCTTCCTGCCTCATCCTCCAGATGCCTCGCTTTGGGaagaaattcaaaatgtttgacaaGATCATTCCCTCTTTAGAGCTGGATATTACTGATCTTCTTTCTGAAG GTCCCCAGCAGTGCATGATGTGTGGGGACCTGGCCCATGAAGAGTGCACAGACTGTTTTAAAGATCCCATTTTCAGCCAGACAGGATTCAAGCTCTTCTGCAAGAAGTGCTCCTTTcag GTGCACTCTAATCCCCAGCGACAATCCCATCGACCAACCATCCTGGAGATCCCTGAAGGTTTCTTTGAGCATGGCACACCTCACGTCCTGGCCAGAGACAAACTGGAGCTGTTTGCCGTGCTCTGCATCGAGACAAGCCACTATGTTTCCTTCATCAAATACGGGCCAAAGAGCCAAGACTGGATCTTCTTCGACAGCATGGCTGACAGACAAG gggagagagatggcttcAACATCCCTGAGGTGCAGGCCTGTCCTGAAGTGGGCATGTACCTGGAAATGTCCCCTGCAGAGCTGGCCAATCAGGTGCCTCGGGACATGAAAGGTGTAGCCAAACGTCTCTTCTGTGATGCGTACATGTACCTGtaccagagcagcagcatgtgTCTGTATCGCTGA